The Streptomyces sp. cg36 genomic interval GGCGCGTTCGTCAGCTACGCCCGTGAGTTCATGGGCGAGAAGGGCGCCTACACGGCGGGCTGGCTGTACTTCCTGAACTGGTCGACCACCGCCGTGGCCGACATCACCGCCGCCGCGACCTACGCCCACTTCTGGGCCATGTTCAGCGACATCCCGCAGTGGGTGCTCGCCCTGATCGCGCTGGCCGTGGTGCTCACCGCCAACCTCATCTCGGTGAAGTACTTCGGCGAGATGGAGTTCTGGTTCGCGATCATCAAGGTGGTGGCGCTGGTCGGCTTCATGCTGGTCGGCATCTACCTGGTGGTCACCCAGCACAGCGTCGACGGCAACACCCCGGGCCTGGCCAACATCACCGACCACGGCGGCATCTTCCCGATGGGCACGCTGCCGATGCTGCTGGTCGTGCAGGGCGTCGTCTTCGCGTACGCCTCGGTCGAGCTCTGCGGCGTCGCGGCCGGCGAGACCGAGAACCCGCAGAAGATCCTGCCCAAGGCGATCAACTCGATCATGTGGCGCGTGGGCATCTTCTACGTCGGCTCGGTCGTCCTGCTCGCGCTGATCCTGCCGTACACCGCCTACTCGGGCGACGAGAGCCCCTTCGTCACCGTCCTCGACAAGCTCGGCGTGCCGGGCGCGGCCGGCGTGATGAACCTGGTGGTCCTCACCGCCGCCCTCTCCAGCCTCAACTCGGGCCTGTACTCCACCGGCCGCATCCTGCGCTCGATGGCCGTCGCGGGCTCCGCGCCCAAGTTCACCGCCCGGATGAACAAGGGCCAGGTGCCCTACGGCGGTGTGCTGCTGACCGCCGCCTTCGGCGCCGCCGGTGTCGCCCTGAACAAGTTCGTGCCGGACGACGCGTTCGAGATCGTGCTGAACTTCGCCTCCATCGGCATCCTCGGCACCTGGGCGATGATCATGATCTGCTCGCTGCTCTTCTGGCGCCGCTCGCGGGCCGGGCTGCTCAGCCGCCCCTCCTACCAGCTGCCCTGGGCCCCCTACACCCAGATCGTCACGCTGGTCTTCCTCGCCACCGTGCTCTACCTGATGTGGTACGGCGGCGGCGTCGGCCGCACCACCGTCTACTGTCTGCCGATCATCGCGGCCATGCTGGTCGGCGGCTGGTACCTGGTCCGCAAGCGGGTCACGGAGCTCGCGGCCAAGTAGCCACCGCTCGCGGAACGCGTGTGAGAAGGGCGGCACCCCGGCGCGGGGTGCCGCCCTTCGGCGCGGTGCGAGTAACGTGCGGAGGTCGGGCCCGTACACATTTCCGCCCGTACGCGTCCGCGCGTACCGGCGGTGCCAGAAAGGAAGTCCACGTATGCCGCAGCAGGTCCGAGGGGTCATCGCACCGGGGAAGAACGAACCCGTGCGGGTGGAGACGATCGTGGTGCCGGACCCGGGGCCCGGCGAGGCCGTGGTGAAGATCCAGGCGTGCGGCGTCTGCCACACCGACCTGCACTACAAGCAGGGCGGGATCAACGACGACTTCCCGTTCCTGCTCGGCCACGAGGCGTCCGGAGTGGTGGAGTCGGTCGGCGCCGGGGTCACCGACGTGGCCCCCGGCGACTTCGTGGTCCTCAACTGGCGCGCGGTGTGCGGCCAGTGCCGCTCGTGCCGGCGCGGGCGCCCGCAGTACTGCTTCGACACCCACAACGCCCGGCAGAGGATGACCCTGCTCGACGGCACCGAGCTGTCGCCCGCGCTCGGCATCGGCGCCTTCGCAGAGAAGACGCTGGTCGCCGCCGGGCAGTGCACCAAGGTCGACCCGTCGGTCTCCCCGGCCGTCGCGGGGCTGCTCGGCTGCGGGGTGATGGCGGGCATCGGCGCCGCCCTCAACACCGGCAACGTGGGGCGCGGCGACTCGGTCGCCGTCATCGGCTGCGGCGGCGTCGGGGACGCGGCGATCGTGGGCGCGCGGCTGGCGGGCGCCGCCCGGATCATCGCCGTCGACATCGACGACCGCAAGCTGGCCACCGCCCGCACGATGGGCGCCACCCACACCGTCAACTCCCGCACGGAGGACGCCGTCGAGGCCGTGCGCGCCCACACCGGCGGCTTCGGCGCCGACGTGGTCATCGAGGCGGTCGGCCGCCCCGAGACCTACCGGCAGGCGTTCTACGCCCGCGACCTGGCCGGGACGGTCGTCCTGGTCGGAGTGCCCACCCCCGACATGAAGCTGGAGCTGCCGCTGATCGACGTCTTCGGGCGCGGCGGCGCGCTCAAGTCGTCCTGGTACGGCGACTGCCTGCCCTCCCGCGACTTCCCCCTGCTCATCGACCTGCACCAGCAGGGCCGGATCGACCTCGGCGCGTTCGTCACCGAGACCATCGAACTCGGCGAGGTCGAGAAGGCGTTCGCGCGGATGCACGAGGGCGACGTGCTGCGTTCGGTGGTGACGTTCTGATGGCCGCCCGCATCGAGCACCTGGTCACCTCCGGCACCTTCACCCTGGACGGCGGCACCTGGAACGTCGACAACAACGTCTGGATCGTCGGCGACGACGAGGAGGCCGTCGTCATCGACGCCGCCCACGACGCCGAGGCGATCCTGGCCGCGCTGGGCGGCCGTACGCTGCGCGCCGTCGTGTGCACCCACGCCCACAACGACCACATCGACGCGGCCCCCGAGGTCGCGGCGGCCACCGGCGCACCGGTGCTGCTGCACCCCGACGACCTGCCGCTGTGGAAGCTCACCCACCCCGAGCGGGCCCCCGACGTGGAACTGGCCGACGGCGCCGTCCTGACCGTGGCGGGCACCGAGCTGACCGTCCTGCACACCCCGGGCCACGCCCCGGGCGCGGTCTGCCTCTACGCACCCGGGCTCGGCACGGTCTTCACCGGCGACACCCTGTTCGCGGGCGGGCCGGGCGCCACCGGCCGCTCGTTCTCGCACTTCCCGACGATCGTGGACTCGATCCGCGACCGGCTGCTGACCCTGCCGCCCGAGACGGTGGTGCGGACCGGCCACGGCGACTCGACGACGGTGGGCGCCGAGGCGCCCCAGCTGGAGGAGTGGATCAGGCGCGGCCACTGAGGCCCGTCGAGGAGCACACCTGGGCCCGCCCGTGCGGGCCCAGGTACCCGGCCGGCGCCCGCGCCGCCTCCAGGACCTCGCGGCACGGGGCGGTGGTCAGCGGCGGCCCTCGTCGCCGTACCACGCGGCGAGCCGCAGCCGGCTCTCGAAGCGCCGGACGCTCCCGTCCACCGGATCGGTGAACTCCAGCACCCTCGCCAGCAGTTGCAGCGGCGCCCCGAAGTCGTCCGGCTCGGGCTCCTCGGCCACCACCGGATAGACCGGGTCGTTGAGGATGGCCACTCCCAGGGAGTTCATGTGGACCCGCAGCTGATGGGTGCGCCCGGTGGCCGGGAGCAGCCGGTAGCGGCCCAGCCCCGCCCGGTGCTCCACCAGCTCGATCCGGCTCTCCGCGTTCGGCTCGCCCGCCTCCTCGCGGGCCGCGATCACCCCGCGCTCCTTCACGATCCGGCTGCGCACGGTCACCGGCAGCGCGAGCGACGCGTCGTACGGGGCCACCGCCTCGTACTCCTTGCGCACCCGCCGCTCGGCGAACAGCTTCTGGTACGCGCCCCGGTCCCCGGGCCGCACCACGAACAGCGCGAGCCCCGCCGTCAGTCGGTCGAGCCGGTGCGCGGGCTGGAGCTCCGGCAGCCCGAGATCGCGCCGCAGCCGCGCGACGGCGGTCTCGGTGATGTGCCGCCCCCGGGGCGTGGTCGCCAGGAAGTGCGGCTTGTCGGCGATCACGATCCGCTCGTCGCGGTGGACGATCCCGATCCCGAACGGCACGGGCACCTCGGGCGCGAAGTCGCGGTGGAACCACACATGGGCACCCGCCCGGTAGGCCGTGCCCGCGTCCACGGGCCCGTCCACGGACACGAACCGCCCCTCGCGCAGCATCCGCGCCACCCGCTCGGCCCCGACGGCCCCCCGGAACCGCTCGACCAGATGCTCCCCGACGGTCCCCCACGCCCCACCGGGATCGGCGGGCAGCCGCACCCGCACGGGGTCGATGCCGTCGCGCTGGGGGAGCGGGGCCGGGGGGATCCTGGAACGACGTCTCACACAAACAAGAGAACCCCAGCTGGGCTGGGGTTCTCAAGTGGTGTCCGAGGGGGGACTTGAACCCCCACGCCCGATAAAGGGCACTAGCACCTCAAGCTAGCGCGTCTGCCATTCCGCCACCCGGACAAGGTGTCTGTCTCGCGGGCCGTGCCCGTTCCGACGTGGAAAACAATAGCAAACATCTGGGGGTGCTCGATCACCCCCGTGGCCTGCGTGAACGTCCCATGTCGACGGGACGCCGCCCTTGGGCCCGCGGGGGGACCGGGGGGAGGATGAGGGGGACTACGAAGACGTCAGTGGCAGCGGGAGGCAGCAGCGTGAGCGAGTCGGCGAAGACACCGGGCGTGACCGGCGAGGACGAGGTCGTGGACCTCTGCCGGGACCTGATCCGGATCGACACCAGCAACTACGGCGACCACTCCGGTCCGGGGGAGCGGGCGGCGGCCGAGTACGTCGCGGAGAAGCTCGCGGAGGTGGGGCTCGAACCGCAGATCTTCGAGTCGCACACCGGGCGGGCCTCCACGGTGGCCCGGATCCAGGGCGAGGACCCGTCGCGGCCCGCGCTGCTCATCCACGGCCACACCGACGTCGTCCCGGCCAACGCCGACGACTGGACCCACCACCCGTTCTCCGGCGAGATCGCCGACGGGTGCGTGTGGGGGCGCGGCGCGGTCGACATGAAGGACATGGACGCGATGACCCTCGCGGTCGTACGGGACCGGCTGCGCAGCGGCCGCAAGCCCCCGCGCGACGTCGTGCTGGCCTTCCTGGCCGACGAGGAGGCGGGCGGCACGTACGGGGCGCGCCACCTCGTCGACAAGCACCCCGACCTCTTCGAGGGCGTGACGGAGGCGATCAGCGAGGTCGGCGGCTTCTCCTTCACCGTCAACGAGAACCTGCGGCTCTACCTCGTCGAGACGGCCCAGAAGGGCATGCACTGGATGAAGCTGACCGTGGACGGCACCGCCGGACACGGCTCGATGATCCACAAGGACAACGCCATCACCGAGCTCTCCGAGGCCGTGGGCCGGCTCGGACGGCACAAGTTCCCGGTGCGCGTCACCAAGACGCTGCGGCACTTCCTGGACGAGCTGGGCGACGCGCTCGGCACCGAGCTCGACCCGGAGAACATGGACGAGACGCTCGCCAAGCTCGGCGGCATCGCCAAGCTCATCGGCGCCTCCCTCCAGAACACCGCCAACCCGACCCAGCTCGGCGCCGGTTACAAGGTCAACGTGATCCCGGGGCAGGCGACCGCCCATGTCGACGGGCGCTTCCTGCCGGGGTACGAGGAGGAGTTCCTGGCCGATCTGGACCGGCTCCTGGGGCCCCGGGTCCGGCGCGAGGACGTGCACGCCGACAAGGCGCTGGAGACCACCTTCGACGGGGCGCTGGTCGACGCCATGCAGACCGCGCTGGTGGCCGAGGACCCGATCGCGCGGGCCGTGCCGTACATGCTCTCGGCGGGCACCGACGCCAAGTCCTTCGCCGACCTCGGCATCCGCTGCTTCGGCTTCGCCCCGCTGAAGCTGCCGCCGGAGCTCGACTTCGCCGGGATGTTCCACGGCGTGGACGAGCGGGTGCCGGTGGACGGACTCAAGTTCGGCGTACGGGTCCTCGACCGGTTCCTGGACGCGTCCTGACGCGCGGGGGTGCCGGGTCCGCCCGGCACCCCTACGCCTCACCAGGGGCGTTTCCGGTGGGGCGGCGCGCCGACAATCGGCCAGATGTGCGCAGTCGACTGAGAAGAGTGAATGCGTTCATAAGCTCGTAGCCCCATAACTTCCTCCTCGTTACAGGGTGTGCGGTCCGCGGCTGGGATCGCACCTTTGCCAACAAGGAGGAAGTAATGATCAAGAAGGTCGTCGCTGCTGCGGCTGTCACCGGTGGTCTGGTTCTCGCGGGTGCGGGTCTGGCCGTCGCCGACGCCGGTGCCCAGGGTGCCGCGGTGAACTCCCCGGGCGTCGCCTCCGGCAACGTCATCCAGGTCCCGATCCACGTGCCGGTGAACGTCTGCGGCAACACGGTCTCCGTGATCGGGCTGCTGAACCCCGCCTTCGGCAACACCTGCATCAACAAGTGACGTTGTGCCCCAACCCATGAGGGCTTGAGCCCGGCGGCCCCGGAAGTGCGCGCCATGCACTCCGGGGCCGCCCGGCTTCCGCTCCCGGGCGCAACGGATCCGGGAGTATCCGGTAGGCAGAAGGCAGGGAAACAACCTATGCGACAGGTCACGGCCAAAGGTCTGATCACCATGGCGGCCGCCGGTGGCGTCATCGCCATGACCGGCGGCTACGCACACGCCGACGCGGGCGCCAGGGGCGCGGCCACCGACTCCCCGGGGGTCCTGTCCGGCAACTCGATCCAGGCACCGATCCACGTGCCGGTCAACGCCTGCGGCAACACCGTCAACGTCATCGGGCTGCTCAACCCGGCGATGGGCAACAGCTGTGCCAACAAGGGGGGTTCCGGGCACGGCGGGGCGCACGGAGGGGGCGCCACCGCTCACGGCCGGGCGAGCGGCTCGCCGGGCGTCGGCTCCGGCAACAGCGTCCAGGCCCCCGTCGACGTGCCGGTCAACGCCTGCGGCAACGGCGTCACCGTGATCGGCGCGCTGAACCCGGTGTTCGGCAACGGCTGCGCCAACGTGTCCGACGACGCCCACCACCCGGGCCACCCCGGGCACCCGGGTCACCCGGGGCACCCCGGACATCCGGGCCACCCCGACCACCCGGGACAGCCGGGTCACCCCGGGCACCCCGGCAAGCCCGGTGAGCCGTGCGACGGCGAGCACCCGGGCGGCCACCACCCCGGCACCCCGCACCACCCGGGCAAGCCCGGTGAGGGCGTCAAGCCGGTCCACGGCACCAAGCCGGGCCAGCACCCGCACACCCCCGGCAAGCCGGGCACCCCGGGCGGCCCCGGCGGCTCCGGCGTCAAGCCGCAGGGCCCCGCCACCCAGGGCGTGACGGCCCCGCAGGGCGTCGCCACCCTGGCCCACACCGGGTCGGACGCGGTGGGCGTGGCCCTGCCGGCCGGTGCGGGCCTGCTGCTCGCCGGGACCGCGCTGTACCGCCGCGCCCGCGCCGGGGCGTAACTCCTCGGCCGCGCGAGCGACAGGTTTGCGACAAAACGGATCGGGCCCCGCGGTGGCGGGGCCCGATCCGTTTTGTCACACCATTCATCACCACGTGGCGCGCAGCTGGCGGATGATCCGTCGGCGCAACCGCACTCTGCGGCTGCCGTCACGCAGCAGACTCAGTCGGTCCAATTCCCAGTGTCCGTACTCGGCGTGGTCGGTCAGCAGGCGTGCCGTCTCCTTGCGGGACACTCCGCGCGGCACGTACACGTCGACAAATTCGTATTCCGGCATCGCATCTATTGTGCGGGCAGAGCCCCGGTACGGATAGCGTCTGCACTATGTCTGATGCTTCCCAGCCCTCAGCTGCCGAGGTACGTGCCGCCGCAGACGCGGTGAAAGCCGCGCTGGACCGCCACCTCGAGGCGGTGGAACGCCGCACGGGGGACGACGATCCTGCCGTGTACGACGCGTTCAACGCCCTGGCGGCTGCTGCCGAGGCGTACGACGAGCGGCTCTACGACCGGTACGACGAGGTCACCCCCTTCGAGATCCCGGGCGCCGACGACTCCCTGCCGCCCTACACGGGCCCGGAGGAGCCGAACGCGCTGAGCGTCCTGATCCGCCGCGACTACGCGGTCGTGGAGCCCCAGCGGCTGCTCGCCCAGGCCCAGCGGATCGCGGACCTGGACCCGGAGGCCGACGACTCGGCCAAGGGCGACCGGGCGGCGGCCGTGGTCGGCACCAGCGTGCACGCGGCGCTCGGGGTGCTCTTCGGGGAGTACGAACCGGACGAAATCGCCTCCCGGCACAAGGAGTTCGGCCTGGAGGAGGGCGACTCCACGCTCTGGGTGTCGGCGGCCGACGAGCTGCCCGAGCCGGGGGAGTGGCTCAGCACCCCCTTCGACCACGCCGATCCACAGCGGGTGGTGTGCCGGTTCGACGTCAGCGCGGTCTTCGACGAGGACGAGCTGGAGGACGAGGACGACCACGCCGGGGGGTCCTGACCCGGAGCGGGACGACCACGTCGGGGTCCTGACCCGGAGCCGGGGGGACCGCCGGGCGGTCCTGACCGGGAGCCGGGGGATCGCCGGGCGGTTCTGACCGGGAGTGGGGGGACGGACTCCCGACCGACGACAGGGGCGGGGCAGGCCATGGGCCTGCCCCGCCCCTCGTCCACCCCGGCGACGGCCTTCGCCGTCCCCGGCCTTCGCCGTGGCGCGCTCCCCGGTATCGGGTGCCAGGCGGCGGGTGCGGGACCGCCTCGGGCGCGGGGCCGGTCTCCGGTGTCACCCGGTCCCAGAGCTCCGGGGGCAGGTGGCGTCCGGCCCCGGGCCCGGTCCGGAGCGCCCCAGGCTCCGGTGCTACTCGGTCACGGGCGCCGCCACGCCCCGGGCGCTACTCCGTCTCCGGTGTCCGGAACAGCGCCTCCAGCAGGGGCGTCAGGCGGGTCGTGCGCTCCGCCGCCGGGACCTGGGCCACCGCCCGCGCCAGCGCCTGGTCCACGCCGTGCACCACCGACAGATGGCGCCGGGCGCGGCCGAACGCCGTGTAGACCCAGGCCCGGCTGAGCCCCTGCGCCGCGTCCCCGGGCAGCACGGCCACCACGGCGGGCCAGCGGGACCCGGCCGCCTGGTGCGCGGTCAGCGCCCAGCCGTGCCGCAGCACCGCCTCGACCCGCTCCTTCGGTACGACCACGGGCTCGCCGCCGCACTCCAGCCGCAGCCCGTCCGGGCCCGCCGAGTCGACCACGCCCACCTCGGTACGGCCCGGGGCCGCCGCGTACGCCACCCGGTCGCCCGGGTCGAAGCCCGCGAACCGGCCGGGGCCGGGGTTGAGGCGCTGCTTGAGTGCCGCGTTGAGCGCCCGGGTCCCGGCCGAGCCGCCGTGGCCCACCGTGATCACCTGGGTCTGCTCGGCGGGCACCCCGATCGCGCGCGGCACCGAGTCCGCGACGAGCTGGACGCAGCGGTGCACCGCCTCGCCCGCGTCCCGCACCGGCACGATCACGACTTCCTTGCCGGGCGCCTCCACCTGGTTGAGCTCGCCGATCCCGATCCCCGAGACCAGCTCCCCGAGCGGGCCGGGGTCCGGGGTGCGCGAGGCCACGTGCGGGAACGTCCGGGCCGCCAGCACATCCGCGAACACCCGGCCCGCGCCCGCCGAGCCCAGCACCTCCGGGTCCCCGCCCAGCACCAGCCGGCAGCCGTCCGGCAGCGACTCGACCAGCGCCGCCGCGCCCTCCACGTCCAGCTGCGGGGCGTCCTGGACGACCAGTACGTCGAGCGCGAGCGCCCCGTCCTCGTCCCGGCCGGGGCCCTCACCGCCGAGCAGCGCGGCCACCGTGAACGCCCGCTCGGCGCCGACCGCCCCGGCCAGCCTGCGGCGGCCGTCCCCGTTGTGCGCCGCTGCCGCCGCCCGCAGGCCCATGCCGTGGGCCGCGGTGACGACGGCGGCCGACTCGGCGCGGGCCGCCTCGCCGCCGGAGTGGGTGACCACGCCGTGGTTCGCGACCGCGCGGACGAGCTCGGCGGCGGACGGCGAGGGGGCGGAGGCCGCCGCGTCCTCCCAGACCGAACCGTCCTCCTTCACCGGGGCGTTGGCGAGCCGGGCCAGGCCGTCGGCGAGGCTCTCCTCGGCCAGCGCGAACCGGTCGAGGCCCAGCAGGACCTCCACGGGCGCGGGCGCCTGCTCCTCCTCCGGGTCGTCCTCCCCGGCCCCCGGCTCGTCGCCCTCGCCGTCCAGCGCGGCCACTCCGTCCTGGAAGACCAGCACCACGCCCTCCGCGACCGCGTGCTGCACCGCCTCGTCCGGGTCGGGCACCGAGCGCTCGGCGAGCGCCGCCCGCACCGCCGCCACCGGCAGCGCGGTGTGGCCCTGGACGGCGGCCCGCTCCAGCGTCCACGCGACCAGCGCGGCGGCCCGGCGCGGGTCGTCGGGCCCGCACTCGGCGCCGAGCAGCGCCCGCGCGAAGCCGTCGGCCTGCTCGGGGCGGACCCCGGGCACGGCGAGCAGCTGCCACGGGTCGGTCCGCAGCACCTCGGCCGCCTGCTCGCCCAGGGCCTCGGTGACCTGCGGGGCCAGCGAGTCCGGCGCGCCGCCGCCGCTCAGCACCTCGCGCACCGCCGCCAGTGCCTCGGGCCCGGCGGCCGGACGCACGGGTCCGGGCTGCGCGGTCCGTACGGGCGCGGGGGCCGCCGGGGCGGGTGCGGGGCGGCGCGGGGCCGGGGCCTCGGTGAAGAAGGCCGCGCCCGACTTCTCGCCGCTCTCCACGGCCCGTACGGCCGCGAGCAGGTCGGCGGCCTGCCCGCTGAGCTTGGTCCCGGCGTCGACGGGCCCTTCCTTCTCGGCCTTGCGCGCCGCGATCCTGGCCCGCAGCTCGCGCTGCGCGGCCAACTCGGCCTGGGCCTCGGACAGTTCACCGGCCGCCGAGGAGGTGACGCCCTCTGCGCCCACACCCTCGGCACCCGGTTCCCCGGCGCCCGCCTCCGAGGCGTCCGCCGAGTCTCCGGAAGCCACGCCGCCGACGTCCGCGCTTTCGGGTACCGCGCCTTCGACCTCCGCGCCTTCGGCGTGCGCCCCTTCGGCATCCGCGCCTTCGGGGTCCGGGCTCTCGGCACCCGGCTCTGCGGCGCCCTCCTCCGGGGTGCCCGCCGCGCCTTCGACGTCCGCCCCTTCGGGGCCCGCGCCCGCAGCCCCGCCCCCTTCCCGCACGGCCCCCGTGCCCGGCTCGGCCGGGGTGGCGGCCTCTGCCGTGGCGCTCTCGGCGGCGGCGCCTTCGGTCGTGGGGGGAAGCGCGGTCACAAGGTGCTCCAGTCCTGGTCGGGGTAGCGGTGGACGGGCGCCGACACATCGTCGAGCGCCCGGCAGATCTCGTCTGGAAGACTAAGCGCCTCCACTGACAATGCCGCCGTGAGCTGCTGCGCGTTGCGCGCGCCGACGATCGGCGCGGTCACTCCGGGCCGGTCCCGGACCCACGCCAGGGCGACTTGCAGCGGCGTCGCCGCGAGGCCGTCCGCCGCTATGGTCACCGCGTCCACGATCCGGCTCGCCGCCTCGTCCAGATAGGGCGCGACGAAGGGCGCCAGCACCTCGGAGGCGCCGCGCGAGTGGGCCGGTGTGCCGTTGCGGTACTTCCCGGTGAGCACCCCGCGTCCCAGCGGCGAGGACGGCAGCAGCCCGATCCCGAGGTCCCGCGCCGCCGGCAGCACCTCCCGCTCCACGCCCCGCTGGAGCAGCGAGTACTCCATCTGCGTGCCGGCCAGCCGGGCCCGGGTGCCGGGGGCGGCGAGCTGCCAGGTCGCGGCCTTGGCCAGCTGCCAGCCGCAGAAGTTGGAGACTCCCGCGTACCGCACGCGCCCGCTGGCGACCGCGATGTCGAGCGCCTGGAGCGTCTCGTCGAGCGGGGTCGCCGTGTCGAACGCGTGGACCTGCCAGATGTCGACGTAGTCGGTGCCGAGACGTTCCAGCGACTCGTCGAGCGCGGCGAGCAGATGGCCGCGCGAGCCGTCGAAGCGCCGGTCCGGGTCGGGCACGCTGCCCGCCTTGGTCGAGATGATCAGGTCCCGGCGCGGCACCAGCCGCTCCACCAGCCGCCCGAGCAGATACTCCGCGTCCCCGCCCCCGTACACATCGGCGGTGTCGACCAGCGTGCCGCCCGCCTCCCAGAACGCCTTCAACAGATCGGCGGCGTCGTGCTCGTCGGTGTCCCGGCCCCAGGTGAGGGTGCCGAGCCCGATCCGGGATACGCGCAGGCCCGTACGGCCCAGGTGCCTCTGCTCCATGGGCGCGAGAGTACTGGCCACGGCCGTCACCGGTGGGAGCCTGTGGACAACTCGGCCCGAGGAGCCCTGCCGCCGTGCCCGTCCGCGCGCTAGAGTCCCCCGGAACAGGGACGTTACTGATCAGTAAGGGGATCCGCCATGCGGCTCGGGATCAACCTCGGCTACTGGGGCGCCGGAATGGACGGCGACAACCTCGCCGTCGCCCAGGAGGCCGACCGGCTCGGCTACGACGTCTGCTGGGCGGCCGAGGCGTACGGCTCGGACGCGCCCACCGTGCTGGCCTGGGTCGCCGCCCAGACCGAGCGCATCGACGTCGGCTCGGCGATCCTCCAGATCCCGGCCCGCCAGCCCGCGATGACCGCGATGACCGCGGCCACCCTCGACTCGCTCACCGGCGGACGCTTCCGGCTGGGCCTCGGAGTCTCGGGCCCGCAGGTCTCCGAGGGCTGGTACGGCGTCAAGTTCGACAAGCCGCTGGCCCGCACCCGGGAGTACGTGGAGATCGTCCGCAAGGCGATGACCCGCGAGCGGCTCAGCTACGCGGGCGAGCACTGGACGCTGCCGCTGCCGGACGGTCCGGGCAAGCCGCTGAAGCTGACCGTGCACCCGCAGCGCGAGCACATTCCGCTCTACATCGCCGCCATCGGCCCCAAGAACCTGGAGCAGACCGGCGAGATCGCCGACGGCGCGCTGCTGATCTTCCCCTCCGCCGACCACCTGGAGGAGACCGCGATCCGCCATCTGCGCGCGGGCCGCGAGAA includes:
- a CDS encoding pseudouridine synthase: MRRRSRIPPAPLPQRDGIDPVRVRLPADPGGAWGTVGEHLVERFRGAVGAERVARMLREGRFVSVDGPVDAGTAYRAGAHVWFHRDFAPEVPVPFGIGIVHRDERIVIADKPHFLATTPRGRHITETAVARLRRDLGLPELQPAHRLDRLTAGLALFVVRPGDRGAYQKLFAERRVRKEYEAVAPYDASLALPVTVRSRIVKERGVIAAREEAGEPNAESRIELVEHRAGLGRYRLLPATGRTHQLRVHMNSLGVAILNDPVYPVVAEEPEPDDFGAPLQLLARVLEFTDPVDGSVRRFESRLRLAAWYGDEGRR
- a CDS encoding chaplin: MRQVTAKGLITMAAAGGVIAMTGGYAHADAGARGAATDSPGVLSGNSIQAPIHVPVNACGNTVNVIGLLNPAMGNSCANKGGSGHGGAHGGGATAHGRASGSPGVGSGNSVQAPVDVPVNACGNGVTVIGALNPVFGNGCANVSDDAHHPGHPGHPGHPGHPGHPGHPDHPGQPGHPGHPGKPGEPCDGEHPGGHHPGTPHHPGKPGEGVKPVHGTKPGQHPHTPGKPGTPGGPGGSGVKPQGPATQGVTAPQGVATLAHTGSDAVGVALPAGAGLLLAGTALYRRARAGA
- a CDS encoding MBL fold metallo-hydrolase; this translates as MAARIEHLVTSGTFTLDGGTWNVDNNVWIVGDDEEAVVIDAAHDAEAILAALGGRTLRAVVCTHAHNDHIDAAPEVAAATGAPVLLHPDDLPLWKLTHPERAPDVELADGAVLTVAGTELTVLHTPGHAPGAVCLYAPGLGTVFTGDTLFAGGPGATGRSFSHFPTIVDSIRDRLLTLPPETVVRTGHGDSTTVGAEAPQLEEWIRRGH
- a CDS encoding M20/M25/M40 family metallo-hydrolase produces the protein MSESAKTPGVTGEDEVVDLCRDLIRIDTSNYGDHSGPGERAAAEYVAEKLAEVGLEPQIFESHTGRASTVARIQGEDPSRPALLIHGHTDVVPANADDWTHHPFSGEIADGCVWGRGAVDMKDMDAMTLAVVRDRLRSGRKPPRDVVLAFLADEEAGGTYGARHLVDKHPDLFEGVTEAISEVGGFSFTVNENLRLYLVETAQKGMHWMKLTVDGTAGHGSMIHKDNAITELSEAVGRLGRHKFPVRVTKTLRHFLDELGDALGTELDPENMDETLAKLGGIAKLIGASLQNTANPTQLGAGYKVNVIPGQATAHVDGRFLPGYEEEFLADLDRLLGPRVRREDVHADKALETTFDGALVDAMQTALVAEDPIARAVPYMLSAGTDAKSFADLGIRCFGFAPLKLPPELDFAGMFHGVDERVPVDGLKFGVRVLDRFLDAS
- a CDS encoding DUF5703 family protein, translated to MPEYEFVDVYVPRGVSRKETARLLTDHAEYGHWELDRLSLLRDGSRRVRLRRRIIRQLRATW
- a CDS encoding amino acid permease, translating into MSDRTMPAAEATSATAPAQGTPHIDAGDAGYSKDLKSRHINMIAIGGAIGTGLFLGAGGRMAGAGPSLAIAYAVCGVFAFFVVRALGELVLYRPSSGAFVSYAREFMGEKGAYTAGWLYFLNWSTTAVADITAAATYAHFWAMFSDIPQWVLALIALAVVLTANLISVKYFGEMEFWFAIIKVVALVGFMLVGIYLVVTQHSVDGNTPGLANITDHGGIFPMGTLPMLLVVQGVVFAYASVELCGVAAGETENPQKILPKAINSIMWRVGIFYVGSVVLLALILPYTAYSGDESPFVTVLDKLGVPGAAGVMNLVVLTAALSSLNSGLYSTGRILRSMAVAGSAPKFTARMNKGQVPYGGVLLTAAFGAAGVALNKFVPDDAFEIVLNFASIGILGTWAMIMICSLLFWRRSRAGLLSRPSYQLPWAPYTQIVTLVFLATVLYLMWYGGGVGRTTVYCLPIIAAMLVGGWYLVRKRVTELAAK
- the chpH gene encoding chaplin ChpH, with the protein product MIKKVVAAAAVTGGLVLAGAGLAVADAGAQGAAVNSPGVASGNVIQVPIHVPVNVCGNTVSVIGLLNPAFGNTCINK
- a CDS encoding S-(hydroxymethyl)mycothiol dehydrogenase, translated to MPQQVRGVIAPGKNEPVRVETIVVPDPGPGEAVVKIQACGVCHTDLHYKQGGINDDFPFLLGHEASGVVESVGAGVTDVAPGDFVVLNWRAVCGQCRSCRRGRPQYCFDTHNARQRMTLLDGTELSPALGIGAFAEKTLVAAGQCTKVDPSVSPAVAGLLGCGVMAGIGAALNTGNVGRGDSVAVIGCGGVGDAAIVGARLAGAARIIAVDIDDRKLATARTMGATHTVNSRTEDAVEAVRAHTGGFGADVVIEAVGRPETYRQAFYARDLAGTVVLVGVPTPDMKLELPLIDVFGRGGALKSSWYGDCLPSRDFPLLIDLHQQGRIDLGAFVTETIELGEVEKAFARMHEGDVLRSVVTF